Within Engraulis encrasicolus isolate BLACKSEA-1 chromosome 8, IST_EnEncr_1.0, whole genome shotgun sequence, the genomic segment GCAGCTggtgcagcaggagagggagcgcGCCCAGCCCCACACCTCCAAGACCAGCACGCTCGccgggaagaaggagaagaaaaagaaggacaagaaggagaagaaagggaagaagaaggagggagccAAGCCTTCACCCTTAGGCGGCATGGTCATGGTCAGTGTCATCGTGTGTCCCATTGGTGCAATTGAAATTTCAGTAACTGCGAGACATCACAGTAAATTACAGCCAGAATTGACTTGACAGACAGCCATTCTGTCAGTGATGCTTCTTTCGAGTTACAAGCCAGCAATTACGATTGAATATTATCAGTCCAGCTAGTTAATGATTGTGTAATCATGAACAGACTACGTTCTACATAGCCGtgggcagcagtggcctaatggttggggaggtggtctgtagatcacagggttgcaggttcgaatcccacccttacctctccctacaccttcagccatggctgaagcgtccttgagcaaggcacataatcCCACTTTGCCTCAGCAACTGTAACCAACCCTGTatcaaaataactgtaagtcgctttggataaaagcgtcagttcagtcagtgtaatgtaatgtaatacacacTGTAGTGATACAAAgagcataataataatactaatagttcctcatcctcttccagcCCCTCAGCTCTGGCTTGGGGTCCTTGGGGGGCCCGTTGAGTTCCCTTGCCCCTCTACGTGGCCTTGGCCTCAGCTCAGAGACAGCCATCCCCCCTCTACGTGGATCACTTCTGGGCTCAGAGGGCAGAGACTCCCTCAGGACCTCTCTTGGGGTAAAGATATGTTTGTGTTGATGATTGATTGCATGTATGATTGCATGTATAGTGACCATGAAACGACTGGTTTACATGAGTGACAGTAAACTGATCAATGGGTGATTTAGGGCAGCAATGGAACGTTGATTCTGTATTCAGAGAACTTGCACTTGGGACACGTGACTATTTTTGGAGAGTCGAAGCACAATATCATCAACTCTATGTAATGATAACActtttttagagatagatttattTGGAAACTTCTTCTttgaagtaggggtgggcggtatggacggtatactatcgtaaaaggtattttttccatcaaggtatggattttggccataccgttctaccgtgatatagcgcattgcatcctgcagatggcagtatagacaacgttttgaacatccacccgactgactgctccaagttgtagcaatgtggttgtagagaaacagcacaatcatttcctttgaataagcttcaagtgtaaaatgtatggttagtgtagtgaactattgtttgaaatggtatgtgatggcaacacatttcgattctggactccacaatttactgggcacgaaatgcaagctaactagctaacagcccaagtcattcatgctggtgtctgacaaaataaatgtgcttaatgtgctaacattggttgccatacatttaacacattgcgccagccgtaacagctgtatgttactgtttccagttgagataatatcattcatgatatctgactgggtgttagtaactaaaatgactgttcactgtttaaaatgtggcattagcgatttcgctaacgttagcacgctaaccgctggtgcagtgaaagctgccattgccattcaaatgcattagttctgcaatgcattgctaactgcctcatgtgaaagttcgtttttcttaactttaacaatgacagcttaaaccattatgcttggcataatcacagatgcaagcacacatttcaaaatgaccataaacgactccagaaatagaaaaaaggtgcaatgaaagatgtagttgatacaatccatgttcagttctatttactctcaatgtgttcagtttgacaaccctcccttttccccctctctaccgtagtttaaccccttcgacgcttggtgaaattgacagtgttctattgggtagcattgcattgcattgcaaaatgcatagtttttgcttgtttttaaaaaatgtaatggcaagaattcaaacATATATGAAAGagcattgtgtcatttccaaaaatcaaatgcaaagtttaaaaaaatgtgttttttttgtcattttgcaacgcttcaattttaaacaaatgtacaataccgtgatatataccgtgatatataccgtgactaaaattataccgaggtatacatttttggccatatcgcccacccctactttgaAGTTCTTTTTAAAACTAGTGCTGATGCATGCTCTCCAGGGGCCCGTGTCCAGCCTGGGCTCCAGTCTGCTGGAAGGGAGGCTACAGGAGAAGCCGACCCGCATCAGCCCTGAccttgaggaagaggaagacaaacTGTCAGACCAAGAGGTATTACTAATACACACGCGCTGAAGTGGCCGAGATTCAGAGAGTCTTTGATTTAAGTAAAAGGAATGCTGTACGCTCTTGTTCTCAGAATCAGTAAACTCCCGTTCGTATTTGCCTGACGTTGTCCTTGGTGGCACCACACTTCAATCTTAGGATTACATTGGTATTAAAATGTTAATAGAAAAAGGCACTATGAACCAAACAGAACACACAACcagggctgcatttcccaaaaactcttaagtagtgcACCccctagcgcagagcctatgttataatcttactgtcaccaaaattgtaatggctatgtcttaatctgttgctggagactctcagtaatgtcatagccatgctatgatgtagttgagtattttcagaaaatagtgaataggcccgccggcaaccccatctgcagtaagaggctacgcctaATTAGTGCAAGTATGACGTGCCCCCTCGGCAAtatataccacatcactaaaagtttatacatgcaataattttaataggcctacatacggtattttttcttgcacatgcaaataaaatgcttgggCAAAGTGCAAGTGTGAGAGGTAAAATCATGTATTTATAGACTTTAAGTGATGATGTCAGACCTTTTTCTGATATATTTCcaaaggggcacctcatactGAAGtattacttaggcttaagtactactttgtttttgtttgtttttgagaaaCACAGCCCAGATACACAGATTGTCAAATTTGTTTCTTACTGTATATGTAGTTTTtagtttttagggtttttttttacaacatgCGGAGTGCAGACAGACAAGAATTTCAGCACAACCAAGTGCTTAATAGTTTTTCCTCATGAAGCACATTTGGGTTCATGGACCTGTCCCATTTATAGCTAAGTAGATCTGGGCCTAGCTGCCAATTCTCAAGTGACAGTTCATTCTGAACAGACTAATGGGAACTTTCATTATGAGTAAACTTAGCTGAAGGGTTGGAGTTTGTAAAGACAGATTAAAGCTAGGAAGGAAATAATGattgtccgcaacactgttccaTGCTCCCATATACAGTATTTAATGACACCTCTATTAAATAAGTGGGAGCATAGAGCAGTGTCCTTTAAGTTATcatgttttgtccagcacctgtgtcactgatgtgtgcgcattctctgATTTTTTTGGGAACGTTCTGCCAGAGCCCCAGTGGACGAGGCCAGATGATGCTCAACCTCCACCTTGACCTGGATGACCTGGGGAAAAGCTTCCAGTATGAGGTCATTGTCTTTGTTTATTCACTTCACAAAAGAATATGACAAGAACTGGTTAACACTCAAACATTTAGTGCTATGGGTAGAGGATACCATGGTTCAATTACCTCAAAAGACCATTCCTAAACAATTTTGATATGCTCTCACCGACACAATTATAACAAAAGTGTAATGAATGAAAATGTGATAATAATGTGATGACAATGTTTGCATGATCACAATAATCAGGTTGTTGGAATAAATGTTAATTGTCGTTTACATGCATGTTAATGAGTATGTCTGTTGCATGTGTTCTCAACATGTCAACTCAAGTTATAGTGTTTAGCGACACTAAACTGGAATTCAAAGCTTGTGATTGGCTAATTATTATTCTAGAATATCAATAACCTGTTTAAGGTGTTTAaatgtcttgagaaatcagtttattagccaaaatcCTACCTGTGCGAATCAGATTTCACATAAACCAATTGCTTCAATAAACTGATGATTATAAACTGTTCATTCAGTTCATATGAGCACTTGAATGAACCGGTTATCCCGAAACCCTGATTATtaacggtttattgatgtgcatataaacatGCTCACTGTGTTGCTATGTTCCCCTTATATTACTGTGCCTCTTCTGTCTTTACTGAACCACTTCCATATTTTTTGTGGTTTAGGACAGCGAGGCAAGCATAAGTGCCCCCCCTGAGGAATTGACTGAACCAGAGTTGCGGGACATAGGCCGAGACCACAGCCCAGACCCTGGCTCTCAGGTACCTACCTGCTGCTTCTTTGGTTTGGGTTGTCATTGTATTCTCATCTCGTATCTGCTGCACAGCCCATTGGGGCACACtttagcacacacacccacacagaaatgCATTTAAAGTTACaatttcttgtgttttttttaaaaatcatggaAGAAAAGTTTGCTGTGACTTAACATACCTCAcactgtatttgtatgtgtttgtaactTGCATGGTATTGTCTGGCTGTAGATGGAAACCTAACATGTGTACCTTTTCCTCTTTAACCTGATGTCCACATACtgtcctctctgtctttcaccaTATCACAAACTATTTCTTGCATTACTTTCTGTAGTCTGTTTAATATAGTTTCATCATGTTCCCCTTTCCAAATTCTCGCATCAAGGTGTCTTTTTAAAGAGATGAGAAGGTATATCATGTCGTCCAGTTCTGCACAGCTGCGTGGTTCTCTTGGTGCTATGTAACTATGCAGCTCTGCGCTGCACTGCAACACTGAACACTGCAGGTTGCTATGACACCCGTTTCTGTTTGAAAGCAAGCTGATAGTAAAAGAGTTGGTGAAATGCCGAGTTAGTAGTGCGATAGGTCAATCTGAAACTCAACATAGTTCTATGACTTGTCTACTAAAGGGAATGGGACAGATATGATGGTGTAGTTTTCACTATTTAATTGTGCCCTAATGTCATGAAGCTGTCCAAATGGAAAAGGAAACATTTCTGATATATTGTTATTAAAATAGTTAAATCATTTTTATGATGGCTTTGTCGGCTGGACTATAAGAAGTGCTATAAGCGAACTTTCGGAATGTTTCATTAACTATTCTCAACATGATCCTACGTCAGTTTCTTAACCACCACCTTTGTCTTTGTTTCTGTCCTCTCCTATGCCTCTAAATGTTACAAAGTTTTTGTTCATGGTTTTGCACGCTTACACATCCTTCCTTTCCTGTCTTGGTTCGTCCCGTcccaccccccttctcccctcccccctccccctttctgcTATTGGCCGAACGAAGGACCTCACAAGTGGCCAGCGTCCTATCACACCTCCACTGTGTGGGAGCAGGGGTCAAGGTGCAAGTGCTAATACAGGCGGTCAGAAAGACGAGAGGAGGGTTGAGGATCattatgaggagggggaggagggagagcaggcggaggaggtggaggaggagatccCAGACGAGGAAGAGGCTTATGAGGAGCTTATGAGGCTTGAGGAGGAGGAAAGGTGTGAGGAGGCAGCAGATGAGCAGGGAGCTGGCATGGATCAAGACCAGGATCAGGGGCAGAGCTGCGAtgaaagggaagaggaagaggaaaaggagggtaTGGATGTCAAGGTTATGGAGGAGAAGAAAGCCAACGACGAATGTGTGGAAGAACTCAAAGCGTCAGAGGAAGAGAGTGACGGGGTAGTTGCCATATACTCGACGGGCAAACAGGAGAGTAGTAAAGGCCTGGAAAGATGCTTTTTAACTATTGAAGGGgagagcagtagagaaaaagGGGAGTTAGACAGTGATGTGATCGAGAGGTGCATGACAAGCAATGGGGAGAAAGTTGCCGTTTCAgctgagagacaagagagaaaacCAAAGTCGAGTGACACAGACCAAATTGATGGAAAGAGCAGCGGGCAGAGTGATGAAGTTGTGGAGGTATTTGAGGGAGGAAATGAGGTAGAGGATGCAGGCAAGGATGAAGATGTTGAACGTAGCACAAGTGACCTAGCAGCAGAAGATGGCAGGGAGGAAGGTGAAGGAAACGAGATATCGAACAATAGTGCATCACAGAAAGACATAGGGGACACAGAGCATCATATTTCAGAAGGTCATTCACAAGGTCAAGAAAGCATAAAGGACAGTCCTGAAGTGCTGTTGGAAACTGCAGGAAATCAGAGAACTGGGTTACAAGAAgtagatgacgatgatgatgatttgtCAGAGATGGAAGTTAAAGCAGACTTGGGCAGTATgaacgtggaggaggaggatggcagtGAGATTTTGGAGAGGTGTGTCATGAGCGAGAAGAACCGTTCGAGAGGAGGAAAAAGTGGTGAGGAAAGTGATCTTCTAgaaatgtgtgtgtcagagaacgGTTCAGACAAAGGTGATGAAAGTGAGGAGGCTGTTGAGAAATTTTCCAAGGGTGAAAATGAAAAGGTGCTAGGAAGTCAAGATGGCCTAGATGAGTATGATGATTATGACGAAGATCATGACGAAGAAGTTCTGGAGATGCCGCTAGAACTTGATGAGGAGGAAGCTAAAGAGGAAAGTGAGGACAGAGAAGCTCAAAGAGCTGttgaaggagaggaaatgagctCTAGTCAGAAGGAACTCAGTGAGACAAAGCAAGTGGCTGTTGTGGACAGAGTTGTTCAAGGCTCAGAAGAGGCTGAGGTGGTTgagcaagaggaagagagtgaggctGTGGTGGAAATTAAACAGGGCGATACGGGAGAGGAAGACAAAGAAAACAACAGTGCTGATGAGATGGGTGGACAAAGCCGTGAAGATGAATTGGTTAAGGATGAGGAAGAGCAGGGTATTTTgattgaggaggaggagttggttgAACCAGGACCAAAAGAGGCAGATAGTGATGAGGACATTGTGGAACTGTGCAATAGAAGCCAGGATCTAGCagatgacggtgatgatgatggtgaccaTAGTGAAAAAGAAGGCAGTGAGAAACCCACTCAGAGAAcaggagggggagatggggaggagagtgaGGGACACATAAATGTAGGATTGATAGATCAGGTTGAGACAGAGAAGGCCTCcaaaagccctgcatgcacatcGGGCGATGAGGATTCAGAGAGAAGCGAAGCTATGTCGGTGGGCCAAGAAGAAGAGTCGGTTGAGGTCATcagtaaaggagaagagaaggcaagagctgtgatgggaggaggaggtggtggtggtggtggaattcAGAAAGAAATCCCGTTCATGTCGCTTCCAAGGATGGAACGCATGGCGAAATTGCTTACGGTCCAGCGAACCATTTTACCCAGTGAGGTAGGGGTCTGTGTtgtgattgattggttgattggctaTTGTCCCCCTGTGCTTTCCCCATTTCCCATGCATGCTTCTCCTGGCTTGCACTTCGGGGCCTACCTCTCTTAAGCTCAAAAGTAGGGTGGCACAGGCACACCCAGTAGGCAATCAGATAGTGCTGCTTGTGTTTTGGTTTCGCAAAGCCCTCTTGGTTGTTGTAGAGCTCTTTTTAAAGGTTTGTACTTGAACTCTCCGATCCATCACTGCAGGAAAAGGGTATTTCAAACTAGAAGGTAATAATGAACTGTAGAAAAAGAAGACAATCATGCACTTACTAAGTGGAAAGTTTAAAGGGTACAGTGCAGTGAAGCTTAGCCACCCAATGGGATTTGATTGGATGGAGATGTTCAGGTCCACATGGTGTGCCTTTTTGCAACCCCAGCTTTCATCAGTCTTGCACGCTTTCTGCAGGGCTGACtttttgtgttttgtctgtgtttgtgtgttgctaagctgctttgtgttttgtgtgttgacaAGCTGCTTACTGTAGAGTCTGTCCTCTGCATGTTTAGTGGTGTGTGGTGGGTTTGGGAAATAGAAAGTCTGTTCACTAACAAGTGTTCTTTTAACAGGATACAACCAGTGACCAAAAAGTCAAAGTGGTATCAGCCACAGGAGATGTTAAGGTATGTATGGTGAACCAATATCCACTGAGGTTAAAAGTAGGGGAAAATGGAATAGGAAAGGCTATTTGTTTGAGTGTACTTGCTCTTTGGTGAAAACAATGAAAGACATCAGTTATTAGGCACAGATCGTCAAGTCATGTCAATTCACATCAACTCACATCAATTACTTAATCAATTAAACAAATTAACTATTCCAGAGGAAGAAGTCGCTTGATGGAGAGGACAGTGAGGAAATCAAAGGGAACAAGGAAAAAGGAAGaacacaaaaagaaaagggaaaccTCAAAGACAGGTTAGTAACATACCGACATTCTGGTTGGCCGTGGTGATGGTCTGACTCTGGAGTGTCAAACCAGATGGCAGATTGTATTTTAACTTCCTTTTAGGAACAATATACTTTGTAAGTCATATTCTCGCATGTTAAAGAGTTTCTCTTGATATTTAATACAGCATTTCATTATACGAATGTTTCTTGAGACAATGTTGTACTGATGTTGTGTTTGATAGtatgtgttgttgtgtgcagctacCTGCTTGGCCTGGATGGAGACgggtttctggccaaccagaggctGCAGCTGTGTGCCAGCTCCCCggacacctccctctcctcctccgcccacATCAGACTCAGTCCCCTCAGAGGAGGCTCGGGCCTAGGCTCGGACCTGAGAAAGAGCCCTGTCTCTGGCATTGGATTGGGTCGAAGGGAAGGTTCTAGATTAGGATTGGGACTGAAAGATGTTCTTGGATCAGGCTTAGGGGAGGGCTCTCGACTAGGATCGGGTCTAGCAGAGGGCTCTAGATTGGGGCTGGAACTAAGAGAGGGCTCAAGACTGAGAGAGGTCTCAAGCTTGGGCTCAGAGTTGAGGAAACCGGGCTCTTCTCCAGAGCCGACCAGGAGAAGCCCCCTCATGCGGACCTCCAGCGCCTCGTCCAGGGAGGAAGACAGGAGTAAAAGGAAGACCTCCGATATACAGATCagcagcaggggagaggaggagagtctcAGTGCGAAGGGGAAGAGGACAGAAATATCAGAGGTGGACAGTCACAACACCAAAGCCAAAGCACAagacgagaaggaggaggaggatgaagaggaggagttggaggaagaATTGGATGAAGAGgtgtttgaggaggaggaggaggaggtggtggaggatgaCGGGGAAGAATCGGAACGGAATGCTTCGGAGGGAGAAATAAGCATGGGTAAAAAGGGGATGGAGAAGGTAGAGGTTGACAGACCTAGAGTGATGGAAGAGAGGTTTAAAAAGACAGAAGGTGGTGCCTTGAAATGGGGTTCTGATTTTATGAAAGAAAAGCGTGATTTCAAAACGGCAGACGAGTTGTTGAAAAGCGAcccagaggagaagagcagaaggaGTCCACAAGAACAATTCGTGAAGAGGGTTGAGAGGATAGAAGATGTGGAGGACATCACCAGTAGAAGGCCCTGGGGCTTACCTGAGAAGCACAGTCCGACGTTTCTTCTCAAGGCGGAGACGAAGAGATTCGATGACGAAGAGGAGATGCGTCggctgagagaggagagtgacGCCAAAATTAGGTGTGTGGGGTGGAAGCCTTTGATATGGTTCATTGATTAGCATTAGTTGTTGCATTTTTTTGTGCTCCTCCCTCTTTTCTGCCACACTGGACCACATGGGCCACACAGAAATGTTACTGTACACATAATACTGTATTATAATGTGACGATCTACCAGATTGTATGGTATTTTTTTTAAGTTAGTAGCTACTAGCCACCAACCCAGCCCTAGTAAAATAGGGAACTTTAAGTTGCTGGTACCTTTTTGACTTGAAATAAAAATAGGTATCATTCataatcattttttttaattaaataattTGTTTAATTAAATCATTGCAATCATTATACTGCCTGCAACTGTATTACACTTTTTACTTACTGGATACTTAAAGCTCATATATCAAGTATGGTAATGCTGAGCCGTTTGTGGTATTTGGTGCAGAATGCTTCGTCAGCAGCTGGACGtgagcaggagggaggaggagtctCGTGTGAGGGAGGAGGAGTCTCGGCTGAGGGCTGACATGACCCAGAGGCTCCAGGAGCTCCGGGACAACAACCAGAGGGAGAGGGAACTCCAGCAGAGACTCATCTCGTCagtacacacctctctctctctctctctctctcgctctcgctctcgctctctctctctctctctctctcgctctcgctctcgctctttcctTTGTAAGAGtggtaaggccacaccaatttaatttgttggttctcggattcgcctcttgtattttgtatcaaaatggaaaaaaaaaaaaatcagtttcaataccccaaaaaatgaaatcgctaaaaaaaacgaagactgcatgttttcatgaacggggaggtgtctctttagtagttggaggtcatgtgacgtagagaaccaataaaaccactcctttcaacatgccgattacgactagcgaatcaggaaacgtgttacattcaaacatttacagacaaacatgcaatggcaagttgaagcccctgtgggttagcagtagcagcggtgaaatacagtattgctcttagtggaattagtggagtgggatagcagttttaaaaaagaaaaacaacaactattcaactgttgaatcatctcagtttattcaaaccagattaatataataattgccctgtgagctaattttgtgcctggtctatttggctgccttaattcccttctacactgtccttctccatgtccaggtgtttgcctgtcttgcaccttcctttggaggtccatgtgaggctgatatacaggtggtataaccacacgactaatttttttttttttttttttttcgccctctcgcttcaactttttcctgaaaaaatccgagaaccaacaaattaaattggtgtggcctaatgtattgtaatgtaatgtgtctcaCCTATACCTATTTGGCCAGGGAGGAGAATGCGAGCTGCCTGCGTGAGCTTCAGAGGCGCCTGGAGGAGGAGCGTCGTGCGGAGCAGGGCCGACTGGAGGAGCAGCAGAGGAGGGAGCTGAGCAGGCTGCAGGAGGAGGCTGAGCTGAACCTCCTGCAGGAGAAGAGGCAGCTGCACAAGAGGCAGGAGGAGGCTCTCGGCTCCATCAAGCTGGAGGTCAGGGGTCACGCTGCGTGCcacatatttgtataataatatGTACATGTACCATGTCCTTGTGTACGTAATAATACCATTCATTGTCTTGGGCAGCGgttgccccattgacctcatcctaagcctgccaGCACCCCTATCGTATGACataatgaaatagactaatgcccctctACTTGCAACTGGGCACTGACCCTTTCAGCTACCTTCTTCTCGACGCCCACCCACTAATGGCTCTCTAACGCCCCCTGggtggctgtagagcccccggttgagaaacactggtttaggggCAAGTATCGATACTGGTGCAGATGGAAGGTTGGGACCATGTGGTGCAATGCTTGCTGGATGGCTGACTTGAGTGTGTTTTGCAGGCTAGGACCAATGACATGATGAGCGATGTATCAAGCAGCTCGAAGCAACAGCTGGCGGACTATCGCACAGAGGTTAGACCGCAAGACTTGTCTTTTGCTGTTAGAGTGGATTTTTTGCAGTCTTTTATATTTGTCTTAGAGATATTCCATTAAGATTTTTCCTAACTGTATCTTCCCTCTGGTCAGTACATAAGGGATGTgtcactctgtttgtgtgtggatatgtctaagcttgtgtgtgtgcatgtgtgtgcatgtgtgtgtgtgtgtgtgtgtgtgtgtgtgtgtgtgtgtgtgtgtgtgtgtgtgtgtgtgtgttcttatgtgtatgtgtgtgtgtgtgtgtgtgtgtgtgtgtgtgtgtgtgtgtgtgtgtgtgtgtgtgtgtgtgtgtgtgtgtagctgacgGATGTGCTGCAGGAGATCCGCGAGGAGCTTCAGCGCGACCACAGCCGGCGGGTGGAGCAGGCCAAGGAGGAGCAGAGGCAGAAGCTGGAGGCCATGAGGCTGGAGCATGTGGAGCAGGTGCGTCAGCCCAAAGCCGCCACCCCTACCACCCCCACAACCACCACCTTCAGGAGGCTCCGCAAAGCCTGTCTAGGCCTGTGTGCTACGGACGGTCCTGGAAGGCCTGCAGCGCCCCAAGCCGGCAGCCCACAGAAG encodes:
- the LOC134454092 gene encoding centrosomal protein of 164 kDa-like → MSAAALKIGDQLILEEEYDENYIPSEQEIQEYAREIGIDPDKEPELLWLAREGIVAPLPAEWKPCQDVTGDIYYFNFSSGQSTWDHPCDEQYRQLVQQERERAQPHTSKTSTLAGKKEKKKKDKKEKKGKKKEGAKPSPLGGMVMPLSSGLGSLGGPLSSLAPLRGLGLSSETAIPPLRGSLLGSEGRDSLRTSLGGPVSSLGSSLLEGRLQEKPTRISPDLEEEEDKLSDQESPSGRGQMMLNLHLDLDDLGKSFQYEDSEASISAPPEELTEPELRDIGRDHSPDPGSQDTTSDQKVKVVSATGDVKRKKSLDGEDSEEIKGNKEKGRTQKEKGNLKDSYLLGLDGDGFLANQRLQLCASSPDTSLSSSAHIRLSPLRGGSGLGSDLRKSPVSGIGLGRREGSRLGLGLKDVLGSGLGEGSRLGSGLAEGSRLGLELREGSRLREVSSLGSELRKPGSSPEPTRRSPLMRTSSASSREEDRSKRKTSDIQISSRGEEESLSAKGKRTEISEVDSHNTKAKAQDEKEEEDEEEELEEELDEEVFEEEEEEVVEDDGEESERNASEGEISMGKKGMEKVEVDRPRVMEERFKKTEGGALKWGSDFMKEKRDFKTADELLKSDPEEKSRRSPQEQFVKRVERIEDVEDITSRRPWGLPEKHSPTFLLKAETKRFDDEEEMRRLREESDAKIRMLRQQLDVSRREEESRVREEESRLRADMTQRLQELRDNNQRERELQQRLISEENASCLRELQRRLEEERRAEQGRLEEQQRRELSRLQEEAELNLLQEKRQLHKRQEEALGSIKLEARTNDMMSDVSSSSKQQLADYRTELTDVLQEIREELQRDHSRRVEQAKEEQRQKLEAMRLEHVEQVRQPKAATPTTPTTTTFRRLRKACLGLCATDGPGRPAAPQAGSPQKSPQRESFVGLGQTAVPPTSFLTRLQKMCVVQ